The genomic stretch AGGTTGACAAGACCGCTGTCCCGGCGCCCCGACCGCAGCAGACGCCCGCCCCGGCTCCGAGCACCGGCAAGACCGAGCCTAAACCCGCCCCGCCGGCGGCCAAGGAAAAAACCAAGCCCGCAGATAGGCAGCCGGTGGCCGTTGCTGTGGAGCGCCCGGCGCGTGTCTTTCTCGACCGGCAACGGGTTGTTTTCAGCACCTTCCTTCGCGTGAAAGTGGTGGATCTCAACGCGGCAAAAGCGAGAGCAGCGGCGATCGCGTCTGCCTGGGGCGCAACGCAAAGCTACGCCACCAGCACCACCGATCGAAACCAGCAGGTCCAGATCTGCCAGTTTATCGTCGCGAAGGAGAAGAGCGCCGCTTTTGTTAACGAGCTGGCGGGCCTCGGATCGGTGGTCCTCCGGCAGGACGAGAAAAACGACGTTACGCAGGAGTTCAACAGCATTAAGGCTGAATACGAAAGGCTGACGGCGTTACGCAAAGCGGCCCCTGAAGATGAGCGGGCAGCACTCGACGCTACGCTGAACACCCTCGAGGGGCGGCTTAGCCAGCTAGAAACGGCCGCCAGCAGGTACACCGTAACCCTTTGTCTTAGCGAACAGGGCTAACGGTCCGTCGGCGCACTTCCAGTGGACTTCGAAAATAGCAAAAAGGAGCAGGGCAAGCACCTGGCTCCTTATTTTGTTTGGCAGTTTAGCTGAATATATTTATTTCAGTAACGCCTTCCCGGGCTCATTCCGGTAAGTAGCGGAGCCGGTAAAATAAAGCTGCCGCCTCCGCCCGCGTCAGAGGGGCGAAGGGGTCGAACCGGCCGTCCGGCCGTCCCCGCAGGATACCGCGGGCGTAAAGTTCGGCTACCGCCTCTCTTGCCTGCACCGGCACCTTTACCCAGTCGCGGAACGGCGGGACCGTGCCGCCGGGCGCTTCGCCCGGGAGGAGCGAAGCCAGCGCCGCCGCAACGGCCACCCGGTCCAACACCGCCGCCGGGCGGAAAAGCCCTGCTGGGGAAAGCGCCAAGGTACCGCGGTAAACCGCTAACCGAACGGCATCCCGCGCCCAGGCTGGCGCATCTGCGGGAACGGGGCCGCACGGCACACCGGGCCACAAACGCGCCGCTAGAACGGCTAACTCCACCCGGGTAACTGGCGCGTCGGGGCGAAAGGTTCCGTCCGGATAACCGCAGAGGAACCCTTCAGCGGCAAGCGCTGTAATCTCCTGGGCCGCCCATGAATCCGCAACATCGCTGAAAGTCCGCGGGCCGGACAGCTCCACCCAGCTCCCGTTAACGCCGCCCGTGCGCTCATCCACACTTACCACCCGCACCGCCCCCGCCGTCCTGACTCCGACAGCATAGGCAAACTCCCCGCCGTAAACCGCAACCGTAAGCCGCCGCCCGTCACCCGGATAGACGTAGAGGCGCGTCCCGCTCGTCCGACCCTGCAGGGGTTTCCCGTAAAGATGAGGCGCAATTTCCAGGATTGGGCGCGGTGCGTTGGTCTCGGCCTTCACCGCCAGGGCCACCGGTAAGCTCCCGGACCCCTCCCAGAAGGTCACCGTTACGCGCTCCCCCGCCCGAAAGTCGTCTACCGTCACCGGCCAGCCGTTTTTCAAGAGCAAACTCCGGGAGCTTAGCCGGTACGCCGTACCGTCCACGGAAATGATCAGGTGCGCGCTATCAAAACCTTCGATCACCCCCGCAGTCTGGTGTACTCCCCCTGATAGATCGGCCCGCACCACCCGCCCGTCAGGTCCGGTTTGCAAACGGACCCACTCTCCCGGAAAGAGCGCCGCAGCGCTGAGACTGACCGTACCGCAGAAAAAGCCAGCGCCCGGGGCAAGCTCGAGGACCCGGTAGTCGCCGTTCACGTCCTGAAGGTGGACTGTTTTTTTCGCCGCATCCAGAAAGAGAATCTCCCCGTAAACAAAACCACTGTCCGCCCAGGCGTGCAGTAACTCGGTCTTTCCGGGCAAAACCACGCCGGTGATATGTTCACCTGGTTCAAGCGCCGCCGCCGAAGCAAGCAGCCTTTCGCTACGGCTTACCCCCGCACCCGGGAAAAAGGAACAGGAGCGCCCGTCCTCGAAAGTAAGGGCAGCGCCGGAAACTTCTCCTACAAACCCGGAAACGAGTTCCTGCTGCACCGCAATGTGAAGCACCGCGCCGCTCCCGGGGTCCAGACGCAACGTCACCGGGAGGCCCGGCGGTAGCTCGCCTGCGGGCTCGGGCGGCCCGAAGGGCCTGTCTAACGGGTCAAGGCCGGCAATTCCCGTTTCCCGGCTTACCCGGCATCCCGGAGCAAGCGGGTAGCTTTCACCGTTGATCAGGGCAACCTTCGTTGTTTCCACTGCCGCGAGGAACCCTTTCTTCTCCACCCAGGCGGCACGCGCCGTCCAGACCGTCTGGGTCGCC from Thermodesulfitimonas autotrophica encodes the following:
- a CDS encoding DUF4349 domain-containing protein, giving the protein MRCKRLRKKLLLLVDHPERDLPPAVAAHLAGCPACQREFALLRQMRALLQAAEAPPAPAGFAAGVMARIAAADREPAHGWRVLLTGWKRVAAATAALLLVAGSAFALVRFGTFQPPLIASKEQRTVVSPAAPATPVAPAKTEQVDKTAVPAPRPQQTPAPAPSTGKTEPKPAPPAAKEKTKPADRQPVAVAVERPARVFLDRQRVVFSTFLRVKVVDLNAAKARAAAIASAWGATQSYATSTTDRNQQVQICQFIVAKEKSAAFVNELAGLGSVVLRQDEKNDVTQEFNSIKAEYERLTALRKAAPEDERAALDATLNTLEGRLSQLETAASRYTVTLCLSEQG